The segment GGAATGCGGCAAGTTGGTTATCGTCCGGATCGATGAAATGCCCCAGAATGTGAATCTCCAGGTCCCCCACGTGCGCGGTAATCTCGACGCCTGCCACGACCTGCAGGCCCACCTGCGAGGCCTCCGCCACCGCCGCTGGAAGACCCTCCAGGGTGTCATGATCGGTAACGGCCAGGACTGAGATATTGCAGTCCTTGGCGAAGCGAACCAATTGTTGCGGAGAGAGGACGCCGTCAGAAGCAGTCGTGTGGGTGTGCAGATCGATAAGGCGCATCGCGTGAGCTATTAGCTATTAGCTATTAGCTGCTGGATATGGGACAGGCGGCTGGTCGCCACCCGCTGTGGAAGCAGACGCTCGGGGTGGCTATAGACATTAAATCCTTCGCCCCGGCAGTAGCCGATCACGGTGATGCCGAAGCGCTTGGCCGCGGCAATGGCGAGGCTGGTGGGTGAGGTTCGAGAGATGACAATTGGGGTCCGCATGTGGGCCCCCTTACGAAGCATCTCAGACGAGATGCGACCGGTGGAGAGGAGGATATTGCCGGCAGTCGTAATCCCCTGCTGAAGTGCTTCGCCGTGGATCTTATCCAGAGCGTTATGTCGGCCGACGTCCTCGGCGACAAGCAGCAGGCTCTTGCCGTCGCTCAGGGCGGCGGCGTGAATGCCACGCGACTCCCGATAGAGATGCGCCGCGGCATACAACTGTTTCATGAGATCGAACGGTTGCTCCGGGCGCAGGATCGCCTCCTCTGGGAATGCTTTAAACCCCTCCATCGGCATGCCGAATGTGATACCTCCGGTGCACCCGGATGTCAGGATTCGGTGACTCGGGGGGGTGAATGCCTTGGTCAGTCTGACGTCTGCCACCGCCTCCTCTGTGAAGACCTCCAGCGAGTTAACCTCATCGAGCTCCTGGATGATCCCCTCAAAACTCAAAAAACCCAGGACCAGGCAATCGAGCTTCACCGGCGTACACATCAACGTCGCCAGCTCACGACCGTTGACAAAGATCGTGAGGGGATGCTCCCCCACCACTGGAATCTCTACCGTCTCGTACGATCCACCGCGGTACCGAACGATTCGATGTATGGACATACTAGTCCCAGAGGGCACTGATGAAGTGCCCTACGCCATACCATGCAACCGTGACCAATAGCCCGATCGCCATCATCTCGACCTCATCTTCCGAAAAGCCCTTGCTCCGGTAGATCTAGCGCATAAAGACGACCTCGCGAACGGCTCGTCCCTTCGGAGAATGCCAACTCTCCTCGATTGCAGCACTCCCGGCGCTAGCCTCGTTCATTGCCGCGCCACTCGGGAGGGGTCCGCACGCCAAACCTCTTATTCGCCCATTACCTGGAGTTGGATCTGCCGGTCTCTTGGCCCGTCCAGCTCGGCGAAGATAATCGACTCAAAGGTGCCGAGACTCATCTCCCCGTCCACCACAGGAATCGAAAGCTGTCGGCCAAGCAGGAGGGAGCGAAGGTGCGAGTCGGCGTTGCTTCGATCACAATCAGAGTAATTT is part of the Candidatus Methylomirabilis limnetica genome and harbors:
- the fdhD gene encoding formate dehydrogenase accessory sulfurtransferase FdhD, whose protein sequence is MSIHRIVRYRGGSYETVEIPVVGEHPLTIFVNGRELATLMCTPVKLDCLVLGFLSFEGIIQELDEVNSLEVFTEEAVADVRLTKAFTPPSHRILTSGCTGGITFGMPMEGFKAFPEEAILRPEQPFDLMKQLYAAAHLYRESRGIHAAALSDGKSLLLVAEDVGRHNALDKIHGEALQQGITTAGNILLSTGRISSEMLRKGAHMRTPIVISRTSPTSLAIAAAKRFGITVIGYCRGEGFNVYSHPERLLPQRVATSRLSHIQQLIANS